The following coding sequences lie in one Anas platyrhynchos isolate ZD024472 breed Pekin duck chromosome 15, IASCAAS_PekinDuck_T2T, whole genome shotgun sequence genomic window:
- the ABCC6 gene encoding ATP-binding cassette sub-family C member 6 isoform X1 has translation MAAGGWLCGSPEGSGGLGDWNQTWHTKIPRFTWCFEKTVIAWIPCAYLWISFPFYYMYLRYKSNGYIRMSHIFKTKMVLGFLLVTLCFSNVFFVLWEISQGIPRTPAFFISPAVLGITMILAMFLTQAERMMGIQSSGILLIYWLLSFLSAVVMFSSKIQHGLERGFLEDPFHHVATYLYVSLVFGELVLFCLVDHPPFFSKAVNDPNQCPEANSSFLSKITYWWLSGLVWKGYQRSLGVDDLWSVRKEDSSEEIVTWAEKEWKKYHSRTKQNKESATFKKGQKSETGTTEAEETEVLLQSEHNQSRPLLKAFWSMFGTYFLLGTLCLVICDVFLFSIPKILSLFLEFIEDQEAPSWHGYFYAFIMVLLACLQTLFEQRYMYMCLVLGLKLKTVVTGLVYRKILIMSNASRKAVTVGEIVNLISVDVQKLMDLIIYFNGTWLAPIRIIICFVFLWQLLGPSALTSVAVFLFLLPLNFMITKKRSHFQEAQMKHKDERAKLTNAILSDIKVIKLYGWEKTFMEKVLGIRKQELKALKRSQILFSASLASFNSSTFLIAFVMFAVYTLVDNTHILDAQKAFVSLTLINILNTAHSFLPFSINAVVQAKVSFNRLAAFLNLEELNPKSSNRNTSDCVQASITIRNGTFCWSKEMSPCLRRIDLTVPQGSLIAIVGQVGAGKSSLLSALLGELEQMDGCVTMKGTAAYVPQQAWIQNASVEDNILFGNEMDEAWFNSVVDACALQPDLESFPAGQKSEIGEKGINISGGQKQRVNLARAVYQKASIYLLDDPLSAVDAHVGQHIFEHVLGPNGLLKNKTRVLVTHTISILHQVDNIVVLVDGMISEIGSYQELLQRNGAFAEFLHSHSTAEEKACSGFPAIGDTSSTVTSRNCPSQEKFFSDNSVKSATGRETTHASQNTTAAAATKGVLTTGEKARHGRVNTSIYAAYLKATGIPLCVYIVLLFMCQQALSFFRGYWLSMWTNDPVYNGTQQHTELRVGVFGALGIIQAICRFVSTAAVLLGGVIASYKLFLQLLRNVGRSPMVFFEQTPIGNLLNRFSKEMDAIDSIIPDKLKSLLGFLFNLVEIYLVIIVATPKAAMAIVPLTVFYAVFQHFYVITSCQLRCMEAASRSPIYSHISETFHGSSVIRAYKDQERFILKSNFLVDENQRICFAGAVADRWLATNLEFLGNSIVLFAALFATVGRKHLSPGTAGFSVSYALQITGVLNWMVRSWTEIENNIVSVERVKEYSRTPKEAPWTLNVKLQGQVWLTEGRIEFRNYSLRYRPNLELALKCINLTINGKEKIGITGRTGAGKSTLALGLLRLVEAAEGAILIDGQDIAQLGLHDLRTKITVIPQDPVLFSGTLRMNLDPLNQYTDADIWTALELTQLKNFVADFPDQLEYKCTDRGENLSAGQKQLVCLARALLQKAKVLILDEATAAVDLETDLQIQSALRTHFKESTVLTIAHRINTIMDCDRILVLDNGQISEFDTPEQLIAQKGLFYRLMEESGLA, from the exons GACTGGAACCAGACATGGCACACAAAGATCCCAAGATTTACCTGGTGCTTTGAGAAGACAGTCATTGCTTGGATCCCCTGTGCCTATCTTTGGATCAGTTTTCCCTTCTACTACATGTATCTTCGATACAAAAGCAATGGCTATATCAGGATGTCCCACATCTTCAAAACTAAAATG GTCCTTGGATTCCTCCTGGTAACGCTGTGTTTTTCTAATGTCTTCTTTGTACTATGGGAAATAAGCCAAGGAATTCCACGGACTCCAGCATTCTTCATTagccctgcagtgctggggaTCACAATG ATCCTTGCCATGTTCCTTACCCAGGCGGAAAGAATGATGGGCATCCAGTCCTCAGGCATCTTGTTGATATACTGGCTGCTCTCATTCTTGTCTGCGGTTGTGATGTTTAGTTCCAAAATCCAACATGGCCTGGAAAGA GGCTTCTTGGAAGACCCTTTCCACCATGTTGCAACTTACCTTTATGTTAGCCTGGTGTTTGGTGAACTTGTGTTATTCTGCTTAGTTGATCACCCTCCCTTCTTCTCAAAAGCTGTCAACGATCCA aATCAGTGTCCAGAAGCCAACAGCTCTTTTCTGTCCAAAATCACATACTGGTGGTTGTCTGG GCTTGTCTGGAAAGGCTATCAGCGGTCCTTGGGGGTGGATGACCTGTGGTCAGTGAGGAAAGAGGACTCCTCTGAAGAGATTGTTACCTGGGCTGAAAAAGAGTGGAAGAAGTATCATAGCAGAACCAAGCA AAACAAGGAGTCTGCTACTTTTAAAAAGGGTCAGAAGAGTGAAACTGGTACAACAGAGGCTGAAGAGACAGAGGTTCTACTGCAGTCAGAGCACAATCAGAGCAGGCCCTTACTGAAAGCATTTTGGAGCATGTTTGGAACCTATTTCCTTCTCGGCACCCTCTGCTTAGTTATCTGTGATGTCTTCTTGTTTTCCATCCCAAAGATACTGAG CCTTTTCCTGGAGTTCATTGAAGATCAAGAAGCCCCTAGCTGGCATGGTTATTTCTATGCCTTCATTATGGTCCTGCTAGCTTGCCTCCAGACTCTGTTTGAACAACGATATATGTACATGTGTCTTGTTCTGGGACTGAAACTGAAAACTGTAGTAACAGGGCTTGTGTACAGGAAG ATCCTAATAATGTCAAACGCATCAAGGAAAGCAGTAACAGTAGGTGAAATCGTTAACTTGATATCTGTTGATGTCCAAAAGCTAATGGATCTTATTATCTATTTTAACGGGACCTGGCTTGCTCCGATTCGGATTATCATCTGCTTTGTCTTCTTGTGGCAG CTTCTTGGGCCATCTGCCTTGACTTCAGTTGCtgtattcctttttcttttgcctctGAATTTTATGATCACCAAGAAGAGGAGTCATTTTCAG GAGGCCCAGATGAAACATAAAGATGAGCGGGCCAAACTTACCAATGCCATTCTTAGCGATATTAAAGTAATCAAGCTGTATGGCTGGGAGAAAACCTTCATGGAGAAAGTGCTTGGTATCCGGAAGCAAGAACTTAAGGCCCTAAAAAGATCTCAGATTCTCTTTTCAGCATCTCTAGCTTCCTTCAATTCATCAACTTTCCTG ATTGCATTTGTCATGTTTGCTGTCTACACCCTGGTGGATAACACACACATCCTGGATGCTCAGAAGGCCTTTGTATCTTTAACACTGATCAACATCCTCAACACTGCACACTCCTTCCTGCCATTCTCCATAAATGCTGTTGTCCAG GCCAAAGTTTCTTTTAACCGCTTAGCAGCTTTTCTGAATCTGGAAGAACTGAATCCCAAGAGCTCAAACAGAAACACTTCTGACTGTG TACAGGCAAGTATCACCATAAGAAACGGAACATTCTGCTGGAGCAAAGAAATGTCTCCTTGTCTTAGAAG GATAGATCTTACTGTGCCCCAAGGCTCCTTGATTGCTATAGTTGGCCAGGTGGGTGCTGGAAAATCTTCCTTGCTGTCAGCATTACTTGGTGAGCTGGAACAGATGGATGGCTGCGTGACTATGAAG GGCACAGCAGCTTATGTTCCCCAGCAAGCATGGATACAGAATGCTTCAGTGGAAGATAATATTCTCTTTGGCAATGAGATGGATGAAGCATGGTTTAATAGCGTGGTTGATGCTTGTGCATTGCAGCCTGATTTGGAGAGCTtcccagcagggcagaagaGTGAAATAGGCGAGAAG GGAATAAATATATCTGGAGGCCAGAAACAAAGAGTGAACCTTGCTCGTGCCGTGTACCAGAAGGCTTCAATTTACTTACTAGATGACCCCCTCTCGGCTGTTGATGCCCATGTTGGACAGCACATTTTTGAACACGTTCTTGGACCTAATGGCTTACTGAAGAACAAG ACTCGTGTTCTGGTGACTCACACGATCAGCATTTTGCACCAAGTGGACAACATTGTTGTGCTGGTGGATGGAATGATCTCAGAAATTGGTTCCTACCAAGAACTTTTACAGAGAAATGGGGCTTTTGCAGAATTTCTTCATTCGCACAgtactgcagaagaaaaggcaTGCTCTGGCTTTCCAG CTATAGGAGACACCAGCAGCACCGTCACCTCTAGAAACTGTCCATCACAGGAGAAGTTCTTTAG CGACAATTCAGTCAAATCTGCTACGGGAAGGGAGACCACTCATGCAAGTCAAAACActactgctgctgcagccactaAAGGAGTATTAACCACAGGAGAGAAAGCTCGGCATGGCAGG GTTAATACTTCGATTTATGCAGCCTACCTGAAGGCAACAGGCATACCGCTGTGTGTGTACATCGTTCTGTTGTTCATGTGTCAGCAAGCGTTATCATTTTTTCGCGGTTACTGGCTCAGCATGTGGACAAATGACCCTGTATACAATGGTACACAACAACACACAGAGCTAAGAGTTGGAGTCTTTGGTGCACTAGGAATCATTCAAG ccATTTGCAGATTTGTCTCCACAGCAGCAGTCCTTCTAGGTGGTGTGATAGCTTCATATAAGCTGTTTCTGCAGTTGCTAAGGAACGTTGGTAGATCCCCGATGGTCTTCTTTGAGCAGACACCCATTGGAAACTTATTGAACCGCTTCTCCAAAGAGATGGATGCCATCGATTCCATTATCCCTGACAAGCTGAAATCCTTGCTGGGATTTCTGTTCAACTTGGTGGAGATCTACCTTGTGATCATTGTGGCTACACCAAAGGCAGCGATGGCCATAGTGCCTTTGACTGTTTTTTATGCTGTGTTCCAG CACTTCTATGTCATCACCTCCTGCCAGCTGCGATGCATGGAGGCTGCCAGCAGGTCACCCATCTACTCCCACATTTCAGAAACTTTTCACGGAAGTAGTGTGATCCGTGCTTACAAAGACCAGGAGAGGTTTATTTTGAAGAGCAATTTCCTAGTGGATGAGAATCAGAGAATATGCTTCGCTGGAGCAGTTGCTGACAG GTGGCTTGCCACAAACCTGGAGTTTCTAGGCAATAGCATTGTATTGTTTGCAGCACTATTTGCAACAGTTGGCAGAAAACACCTTAGTCCAGGAACTGCTGGCTTCTCCGTTTCATATGCTCTTCAG ATAACTGGTGTTCTAAACTGGATGGTGCGCTCCTGGACAGAAATTGAAAACAACATTGTTTCTGTGGAGAGAGTGAAAGAATACTCAAGGACTCCTAAAGAG GCACCCTGGACTCTAAATGTTAAACTTCAAGGTCAAGTCTGGCTTACTGAAGGAAGAATTGAATTCAGAAACTATAGTTTGCGATACCGACCAAACTTGGAGTTAGCTCTGAAGTGTATCAATCTAACCATCAACGGGAAAGAGAAG ATCGGCATAACTGGAAGAACAGGAGCTGGGAAATCTACTCTTGCTCTGGGATTGCTGCGATTAGTAGAAGCTGCAGAAGGAGCAATCCTAATTGATGGACAAGATATTGCTCAACTAGGTCTCCATGACCTTAGAACCAAGATAACTGTAATTCCCCAG GATCCCGTTTTGTTTTCTGGCACTCTAAGAATGAATCTTGACCCATTAAACCAATACACTGATGCAGACATCTGGACTGCTTTGGAATTGACTCAGCTCAAGAACTTTGTTGCAGATTTTCCAGATCAGTTGGAATATAAGTGCACTGACAGAGGGGAAAACCTAAG TGCTGGTCAGAAGCAGCTGGTTTGTCTGGCCAGAGCACTTCTTCAGAAAGCCAAAGTCCTCATTCTAGATGAGGCCACAGCCGCAGTAGACTTAGAAACTGATCTTCAGATTCAGTCTGCCCTGAGGACTCACTTCAAGGAGAGCACAGTGTTAACAATAGCTCACCGGATAAACACCATCATGGACTGTGACAG GATTTTAGTCTTGGATAATGGCCAGATATCTGAATTTGATACTCCGGAACAATTAATAGCTCAGAAGGGACTGTTCTACAGACTAATGGAAGAATCTGGTCTTGCCTGA
- the ABCC6 gene encoding ATP-binding cassette sub-family C member 6 isoform X2 produces the protein MAAGGWLCGSPEGSGGLGDWNQTWHTKIPRFTWCFEKTVIAWIPCAYLWISFPFYYMYLRYKSNGYIRMSHIFKTKMILAMFLTQAERMMGIQSSGILLIYWLLSFLSAVVMFSSKIQHGLERGFLEDPFHHVATYLYVSLVFGELVLFCLVDHPPFFSKAVNDPNQCPEANSSFLSKITYWWLSGLVWKGYQRSLGVDDLWSVRKEDSSEEIVTWAEKEWKKYHSRTKQNKESATFKKGQKSETGTTEAEETEVLLQSEHNQSRPLLKAFWSMFGTYFLLGTLCLVICDVFLFSIPKILSLFLEFIEDQEAPSWHGYFYAFIMVLLACLQTLFEQRYMYMCLVLGLKLKTVVTGLVYRKILIMSNASRKAVTVGEIVNLISVDVQKLMDLIIYFNGTWLAPIRIIICFVFLWQLLGPSALTSVAVFLFLLPLNFMITKKRSHFQEAQMKHKDERAKLTNAILSDIKVIKLYGWEKTFMEKVLGIRKQELKALKRSQILFSASLASFNSSTFLIAFVMFAVYTLVDNTHILDAQKAFVSLTLINILNTAHSFLPFSINAVVQAKVSFNRLAAFLNLEELNPKSSNRNTSDCVQASITIRNGTFCWSKEMSPCLRRIDLTVPQGSLIAIVGQVGAGKSSLLSALLGELEQMDGCVTMKGTAAYVPQQAWIQNASVEDNILFGNEMDEAWFNSVVDACALQPDLESFPAGQKSEIGEKGINISGGQKQRVNLARAVYQKASIYLLDDPLSAVDAHVGQHIFEHVLGPNGLLKNKTRVLVTHTISILHQVDNIVVLVDGMISEIGSYQELLQRNGAFAEFLHSHSTAEEKACSGFPAIGDTSSTVTSRNCPSQEKFFSDNSVKSATGRETTHASQNTTAAAATKGVLTTGEKARHGRVNTSIYAAYLKATGIPLCVYIVLLFMCQQALSFFRGYWLSMWTNDPVYNGTQQHTELRVGVFGALGIIQAICRFVSTAAVLLGGVIASYKLFLQLLRNVGRSPMVFFEQTPIGNLLNRFSKEMDAIDSIIPDKLKSLLGFLFNLVEIYLVIIVATPKAAMAIVPLTVFYAVFQHFYVITSCQLRCMEAASRSPIYSHISETFHGSSVIRAYKDQERFILKSNFLVDENQRICFAGAVADRWLATNLEFLGNSIVLFAALFATVGRKHLSPGTAGFSVSYALQITGVLNWMVRSWTEIENNIVSVERVKEYSRTPKEAPWTLNVKLQGQVWLTEGRIEFRNYSLRYRPNLELALKCINLTINGKEKIGITGRTGAGKSTLALGLLRLVEAAEGAILIDGQDIAQLGLHDLRTKITVIPQDPVLFSGTLRMNLDPLNQYTDADIWTALELTQLKNFVADFPDQLEYKCTDRGENLSAGQKQLVCLARALLQKAKVLILDEATAAVDLETDLQIQSALRTHFKESTVLTIAHRINTIMDCDRILVLDNGQISEFDTPEQLIAQKGLFYRLMEESGLA, from the exons GACTGGAACCAGACATGGCACACAAAGATCCCAAGATTTACCTGGTGCTTTGAGAAGACAGTCATTGCTTGGATCCCCTGTGCCTATCTTTGGATCAGTTTTCCCTTCTACTACATGTATCTTCGATACAAAAGCAATGGCTATATCAGGATGTCCCACATCTTCAAAACTAAAATG ATCCTTGCCATGTTCCTTACCCAGGCGGAAAGAATGATGGGCATCCAGTCCTCAGGCATCTTGTTGATATACTGGCTGCTCTCATTCTTGTCTGCGGTTGTGATGTTTAGTTCCAAAATCCAACATGGCCTGGAAAGA GGCTTCTTGGAAGACCCTTTCCACCATGTTGCAACTTACCTTTATGTTAGCCTGGTGTTTGGTGAACTTGTGTTATTCTGCTTAGTTGATCACCCTCCCTTCTTCTCAAAAGCTGTCAACGATCCA aATCAGTGTCCAGAAGCCAACAGCTCTTTTCTGTCCAAAATCACATACTGGTGGTTGTCTGG GCTTGTCTGGAAAGGCTATCAGCGGTCCTTGGGGGTGGATGACCTGTGGTCAGTGAGGAAAGAGGACTCCTCTGAAGAGATTGTTACCTGGGCTGAAAAAGAGTGGAAGAAGTATCATAGCAGAACCAAGCA AAACAAGGAGTCTGCTACTTTTAAAAAGGGTCAGAAGAGTGAAACTGGTACAACAGAGGCTGAAGAGACAGAGGTTCTACTGCAGTCAGAGCACAATCAGAGCAGGCCCTTACTGAAAGCATTTTGGAGCATGTTTGGAACCTATTTCCTTCTCGGCACCCTCTGCTTAGTTATCTGTGATGTCTTCTTGTTTTCCATCCCAAAGATACTGAG CCTTTTCCTGGAGTTCATTGAAGATCAAGAAGCCCCTAGCTGGCATGGTTATTTCTATGCCTTCATTATGGTCCTGCTAGCTTGCCTCCAGACTCTGTTTGAACAACGATATATGTACATGTGTCTTGTTCTGGGACTGAAACTGAAAACTGTAGTAACAGGGCTTGTGTACAGGAAG ATCCTAATAATGTCAAACGCATCAAGGAAAGCAGTAACAGTAGGTGAAATCGTTAACTTGATATCTGTTGATGTCCAAAAGCTAATGGATCTTATTATCTATTTTAACGGGACCTGGCTTGCTCCGATTCGGATTATCATCTGCTTTGTCTTCTTGTGGCAG CTTCTTGGGCCATCTGCCTTGACTTCAGTTGCtgtattcctttttcttttgcctctGAATTTTATGATCACCAAGAAGAGGAGTCATTTTCAG GAGGCCCAGATGAAACATAAAGATGAGCGGGCCAAACTTACCAATGCCATTCTTAGCGATATTAAAGTAATCAAGCTGTATGGCTGGGAGAAAACCTTCATGGAGAAAGTGCTTGGTATCCGGAAGCAAGAACTTAAGGCCCTAAAAAGATCTCAGATTCTCTTTTCAGCATCTCTAGCTTCCTTCAATTCATCAACTTTCCTG ATTGCATTTGTCATGTTTGCTGTCTACACCCTGGTGGATAACACACACATCCTGGATGCTCAGAAGGCCTTTGTATCTTTAACACTGATCAACATCCTCAACACTGCACACTCCTTCCTGCCATTCTCCATAAATGCTGTTGTCCAG GCCAAAGTTTCTTTTAACCGCTTAGCAGCTTTTCTGAATCTGGAAGAACTGAATCCCAAGAGCTCAAACAGAAACACTTCTGACTGTG TACAGGCAAGTATCACCATAAGAAACGGAACATTCTGCTGGAGCAAAGAAATGTCTCCTTGTCTTAGAAG GATAGATCTTACTGTGCCCCAAGGCTCCTTGATTGCTATAGTTGGCCAGGTGGGTGCTGGAAAATCTTCCTTGCTGTCAGCATTACTTGGTGAGCTGGAACAGATGGATGGCTGCGTGACTATGAAG GGCACAGCAGCTTATGTTCCCCAGCAAGCATGGATACAGAATGCTTCAGTGGAAGATAATATTCTCTTTGGCAATGAGATGGATGAAGCATGGTTTAATAGCGTGGTTGATGCTTGTGCATTGCAGCCTGATTTGGAGAGCTtcccagcagggcagaagaGTGAAATAGGCGAGAAG GGAATAAATATATCTGGAGGCCAGAAACAAAGAGTGAACCTTGCTCGTGCCGTGTACCAGAAGGCTTCAATTTACTTACTAGATGACCCCCTCTCGGCTGTTGATGCCCATGTTGGACAGCACATTTTTGAACACGTTCTTGGACCTAATGGCTTACTGAAGAACAAG ACTCGTGTTCTGGTGACTCACACGATCAGCATTTTGCACCAAGTGGACAACATTGTTGTGCTGGTGGATGGAATGATCTCAGAAATTGGTTCCTACCAAGAACTTTTACAGAGAAATGGGGCTTTTGCAGAATTTCTTCATTCGCACAgtactgcagaagaaaaggcaTGCTCTGGCTTTCCAG CTATAGGAGACACCAGCAGCACCGTCACCTCTAGAAACTGTCCATCACAGGAGAAGTTCTTTAG CGACAATTCAGTCAAATCTGCTACGGGAAGGGAGACCACTCATGCAAGTCAAAACActactgctgctgcagccactaAAGGAGTATTAACCACAGGAGAGAAAGCTCGGCATGGCAGG GTTAATACTTCGATTTATGCAGCCTACCTGAAGGCAACAGGCATACCGCTGTGTGTGTACATCGTTCTGTTGTTCATGTGTCAGCAAGCGTTATCATTTTTTCGCGGTTACTGGCTCAGCATGTGGACAAATGACCCTGTATACAATGGTACACAACAACACACAGAGCTAAGAGTTGGAGTCTTTGGTGCACTAGGAATCATTCAAG ccATTTGCAGATTTGTCTCCACAGCAGCAGTCCTTCTAGGTGGTGTGATAGCTTCATATAAGCTGTTTCTGCAGTTGCTAAGGAACGTTGGTAGATCCCCGATGGTCTTCTTTGAGCAGACACCCATTGGAAACTTATTGAACCGCTTCTCCAAAGAGATGGATGCCATCGATTCCATTATCCCTGACAAGCTGAAATCCTTGCTGGGATTTCTGTTCAACTTGGTGGAGATCTACCTTGTGATCATTGTGGCTACACCAAAGGCAGCGATGGCCATAGTGCCTTTGACTGTTTTTTATGCTGTGTTCCAG CACTTCTATGTCATCACCTCCTGCCAGCTGCGATGCATGGAGGCTGCCAGCAGGTCACCCATCTACTCCCACATTTCAGAAACTTTTCACGGAAGTAGTGTGATCCGTGCTTACAAAGACCAGGAGAGGTTTATTTTGAAGAGCAATTTCCTAGTGGATGAGAATCAGAGAATATGCTTCGCTGGAGCAGTTGCTGACAG GTGGCTTGCCACAAACCTGGAGTTTCTAGGCAATAGCATTGTATTGTTTGCAGCACTATTTGCAACAGTTGGCAGAAAACACCTTAGTCCAGGAACTGCTGGCTTCTCCGTTTCATATGCTCTTCAG ATAACTGGTGTTCTAAACTGGATGGTGCGCTCCTGGACAGAAATTGAAAACAACATTGTTTCTGTGGAGAGAGTGAAAGAATACTCAAGGACTCCTAAAGAG GCACCCTGGACTCTAAATGTTAAACTTCAAGGTCAAGTCTGGCTTACTGAAGGAAGAATTGAATTCAGAAACTATAGTTTGCGATACCGACCAAACTTGGAGTTAGCTCTGAAGTGTATCAATCTAACCATCAACGGGAAAGAGAAG ATCGGCATAACTGGAAGAACAGGAGCTGGGAAATCTACTCTTGCTCTGGGATTGCTGCGATTAGTAGAAGCTGCAGAAGGAGCAATCCTAATTGATGGACAAGATATTGCTCAACTAGGTCTCCATGACCTTAGAACCAAGATAACTGTAATTCCCCAG GATCCCGTTTTGTTTTCTGGCACTCTAAGAATGAATCTTGACCCATTAAACCAATACACTGATGCAGACATCTGGACTGCTTTGGAATTGACTCAGCTCAAGAACTTTGTTGCAGATTTTCCAGATCAGTTGGAATATAAGTGCACTGACAGAGGGGAAAACCTAAG TGCTGGTCAGAAGCAGCTGGTTTGTCTGGCCAGAGCACTTCTTCAGAAAGCCAAAGTCCTCATTCTAGATGAGGCCACAGCCGCAGTAGACTTAGAAACTGATCTTCAGATTCAGTCTGCCCTGAGGACTCACTTCAAGGAGAGCACAGTGTTAACAATAGCTCACCGGATAAACACCATCATGGACTGTGACAG GATTTTAGTCTTGGATAATGGCCAGATATCTGAATTTGATACTCCGGAACAATTAATAGCTCAGAAGGGACTGTTCTACAGACTAATGGAAGAATCTGGTCTTGCCTGA